One part of the Anopheles merus strain MAF chromosome 3L, AmerM5.1, whole genome shotgun sequence genome encodes these proteins:
- the LOC121599162 gene encoding moesin/ezrin/radixin homolog 2-like isoform X1: MMVPFRRKKSNKQFPVKVCTFDSELEFHLEHRATGRYLFELICRTIGLRETWYFGLQFEDSKGNLSWLKMDKKVQDQSVHMTNGSCMFIFLAKFFPENVAEELVQEVTQHLFFLQIKQAILSMDVYCPPEASVLLASYAVQAKYGDYDEAVCKPGMLISENLLPQRVIDQYQMTPQMWEERIKTWYADHRGMSRDEAEMEYLKIAQDLDMFGVNYFPITNKKNTEVWLGVTALGLNIYNKENKLLPVTTFQWNEILHISFDDRKFVVKTNDSKSPKPVIFYSQKLRINKLILDLCVGNHDLYMKRRKPDTMEIQQMKAQAKEEKQRRQVERNKLTREKQLREAAEREKAAMEQRLMQLQEEMRAANEALHRSEEAAELLAEKNRLAEEEAMLLSHKAQEVEQEINRMRMTARKTEEEKMYLERKTQEAELLTARMMEESRKRALEADKLKNELIHARVAEKEAKEKLLNFLSRTSTESILITPSSSPESPMHEMHSYDLLADGDMEQLSLEIEKERVEYLAKSKQVQNQLKELRSEIEQLKIGENQCPLDDINAEQLRLGETKYSTLKKVKSGSTKARVAFFEELEPEESIV, from the exons ATGATGGTCCCATTTCGACGTAAGAAATCTAACAAACAATTTCCAGTGAAAGTATGTACCTTTGATTCGGAGCTTGAATTTCACCTTGAG CACCGAGCAACAGGTAGATACTTGTTTGAATTAATATGTCGAACGATCGGCCTGCGCGAGACATGGTACTTTGGGTTGCAGTTCGAAGATTCCAAAGGAAACCTGTCATGGCTGAAAATGGACAAGAAGGTCCAGGATCAGAGCGTGCACATGACAAACGGTAGCTGTATGTTTATATTCTTAGCCAAGTTTTTTCCCGAAAATGTGGCTGAAGAGCTGGTACAGGAGGTAACGCAGCATCTGTTCTTTctacaaataaaacaagccATATTGTCGATGGATGTATACTGTCCGCCAGAGGCATCTGTGTTGCTTGCTTCATACGCGGTGCAAGCTAAG TACGGCGATtatgacgaagcagtatgcaAGCCAGGGATGCTGATCAGCGAAAATTTGCTGCCTCAACGCGTGATCGATCAGTATCAAATGACGCCCCAAATGTGGGAAGAACGCATTAAAACGTGGTATGCAGATCATCGAGGTATGTCAAGAGATGAGGCAGAAATGGAATATCTAAAGATTGCGCAGGATCTGGATATGTTTGGTGTCAACTACTTTCCTATAACG AATAAGAAAAACACGGAAGTTTGGCTTGGTGTGACGGCGTTGGGATTGAACATTtataacaaagaaaacaagttACTGCCAGTGACAACTTTCCAGTGGAATGAAATCCTGCACATCAGTTTCGACGATCGAAAGTTTGTGGTGAAAACTAATGACAGCAAAAGTCCGAAGCCTGTGATATTCTATTCGCAAAAGCTGCGTATCAACAAATTGATATTGGATCTGTGCGTGGGCAACCACGATCTTTACATGAAACGGCGCAAACCCGATACGATGGAAATTCAACAAATGAAAGCCCAAGCGAAAGAGGAAAAGCAACGAAGGCAAGTCGAGCGGAATAAGTTAACGCGCGAAAAGCAGCTGCGTGAAGCGGCAGAGCGAGAAAAGGCAGCGATGGAGCAAAGACTGATGCAGCTGCAGGAAGAGATGAGAGCCGCGAACGAAGCTTTG CATCGCAGTGAAGAGGCAGCGGAACTTTTGGCGGAAAAAAATCGCCTTGCTGAGGAAGAGGCAATGCTACTCTCTCACAAAGCCCAGGAAGTCGAGCAGGAGATCAATCGGATGCGTATGACTGCTCGCAAAacggaagaagaaaagatGTACCTGGAGCGAAAGACACAAGAAGCAGAGTTACTCACTGCTCGCATGATGGAGGAATCACGCAAACGAGCTTTAGAGGCCGACAAGTTAAAAAATGAACTGATACACGCGCGTGTGGCAGAAaaggaagcgaaagaaaaattgCTGAATTTTCTAAGTCGAACGTCCACCGAATCGATACTCATTACACCTTCTTCATCACCGGAATCTCCTATGCATGAAATGCATTCGTACGATCTCTTGGCCGACGGTGATATGGAACAACTTTCACTGGAAATCGAAAAAGAACG GGTTGAATACTTGGCCAAGTCGAAACAAGTACAGAATCAGCTCAAGGAGCTTCGCTCTGAAATTGAGCAACTAAAAATCGGTGAGAATCAGTGCCCACTGGATGACATCAATGCCGAGCAGTTGCGGCTAGGTGAGACAAAATATTCCACCCTGAAAAAGGTTAAGTCCGGTTCAACAAAAGCACGAGTAGCATTTTTTGAGGAACT GGAGCCGGAAGAATCGATAGTGTAA
- the LOC121599162 gene encoding moesin/ezrin/radixin homolog 2-like isoform X2 produces MMVPFRRKKSNKQFPVKVCTFDSELEFHLEHRATGRYLFELICRTIGLRETWYFGLQFEDSKGNLSWLKMDKKVQDQSVHMTNGSCMFIFLAKFFPENVAEELVQEVTQHLFFLQIKQAILSMDVYCPPEASVLLASYAVQAKYGDYDEAVCKPGMLISENLLPQRVIDQYQMTPQMWEERIKTWYADHRGMSRDEAEMEYLKIAQDLDMFGVNYFPITNKKNTEVWLGVTALGLNIYNKENKLLPVTTFQWNEILHISFDDRKFVVKTNDSKSPKPVIFYSQKLRINKLILDLCVGNHDLYMKRRKPDTMEIQQMKAQAKEEKQRRQVERNKLTREKQLREAAEREKAAMEQRLMQLQEEMRAANEALHRSEEAAELLAEKNRLAEEEAMLLSHKAQEVEQEINRMRMTARKTEEEKMYLERKTQEAELLTARMMEESRKRALEADKLKNELIHARVAEKEAKEKLLNFLSRTSTESILITPSSSPESPMHEMHSYDLLADGDMEQLSLEIEKERVEYLAKSKQVQNQLKELRSEIEQLKIGENQCPLDDINAEQLRLGETKYSTLKKVKSGSTKARVAFFEEL; encoded by the exons ATGATGGTCCCATTTCGACGTAAGAAATCTAACAAACAATTTCCAGTGAAAGTATGTACCTTTGATTCGGAGCTTGAATTTCACCTTGAG CACCGAGCAACAGGTAGATACTTGTTTGAATTAATATGTCGAACGATCGGCCTGCGCGAGACATGGTACTTTGGGTTGCAGTTCGAAGATTCCAAAGGAAACCTGTCATGGCTGAAAATGGACAAGAAGGTCCAGGATCAGAGCGTGCACATGACAAACGGTAGCTGTATGTTTATATTCTTAGCCAAGTTTTTTCCCGAAAATGTGGCTGAAGAGCTGGTACAGGAGGTAACGCAGCATCTGTTCTTTctacaaataaaacaagccATATTGTCGATGGATGTATACTGTCCGCCAGAGGCATCTGTGTTGCTTGCTTCATACGCGGTGCAAGCTAAG TACGGCGATtatgacgaagcagtatgcaAGCCAGGGATGCTGATCAGCGAAAATTTGCTGCCTCAACGCGTGATCGATCAGTATCAAATGACGCCCCAAATGTGGGAAGAACGCATTAAAACGTGGTATGCAGATCATCGAGGTATGTCAAGAGATGAGGCAGAAATGGAATATCTAAAGATTGCGCAGGATCTGGATATGTTTGGTGTCAACTACTTTCCTATAACG AATAAGAAAAACACGGAAGTTTGGCTTGGTGTGACGGCGTTGGGATTGAACATTtataacaaagaaaacaagttACTGCCAGTGACAACTTTCCAGTGGAATGAAATCCTGCACATCAGTTTCGACGATCGAAAGTTTGTGGTGAAAACTAATGACAGCAAAAGTCCGAAGCCTGTGATATTCTATTCGCAAAAGCTGCGTATCAACAAATTGATATTGGATCTGTGCGTGGGCAACCACGATCTTTACATGAAACGGCGCAAACCCGATACGATGGAAATTCAACAAATGAAAGCCCAAGCGAAAGAGGAAAAGCAACGAAGGCAAGTCGAGCGGAATAAGTTAACGCGCGAAAAGCAGCTGCGTGAAGCGGCAGAGCGAGAAAAGGCAGCGATGGAGCAAAGACTGATGCAGCTGCAGGAAGAGATGAGAGCCGCGAACGAAGCTTTG CATCGCAGTGAAGAGGCAGCGGAACTTTTGGCGGAAAAAAATCGCCTTGCTGAGGAAGAGGCAATGCTACTCTCTCACAAAGCCCAGGAAGTCGAGCAGGAGATCAATCGGATGCGTATGACTGCTCGCAAAacggaagaagaaaagatGTACCTGGAGCGAAAGACACAAGAAGCAGAGTTACTCACTGCTCGCATGATGGAGGAATCACGCAAACGAGCTTTAGAGGCCGACAAGTTAAAAAATGAACTGATACACGCGCGTGTGGCAGAAaaggaagcgaaagaaaaattgCTGAATTTTCTAAGTCGAACGTCCACCGAATCGATACTCATTACACCTTCTTCATCACCGGAATCTCCTATGCATGAAATGCATTCGTACGATCTCTTGGCCGACGGTGATATGGAACAACTTTCACTGGAAATCGAAAAAGAACG GGTTGAATACTTGGCCAAGTCGAAACAAGTACAGAATCAGCTCAAGGAGCTTCGCTCTGAAATTGAGCAACTAAAAATCGGTGAGAATCAGTGCCCACTGGATGACATCAATGCCGAGCAGTTGCGGCTAGGTGAGACAAAATATTCCACCCTGAAAAAGGTTAAGTCCGGTTCAACAAAAGCACGAGTAGCATTTTTTGAGGAACTGTAA
- the LOC121599162 gene encoding moesin/ezrin/radixin homolog 2-like isoform X3: protein MMVPFRRKKSNKQFPVKVCTFDSELEFHLEHRATGRYLFELICRTIGLRETWYFGLQFEDSKGNLSWLKMDKKVQDQSVHMTNGSCMFIFLAKFFPENVAEELVQEVTQHLFFLQIKQAILSMDVYCPPEASVLLASYAVQAKYGDYDEAVCKPGMLISENLLPQRVIDQYQMTPQMWEERIKTWYADHRGMSRDEAEMEYLKIAQDLDMFGVNYFPITNKKNTEVWLGVTALGLNIYNKENKLLPVTTFQWNEILHISFDDRKFVVKTNDSKSPKPVIFYSQKLRINKLILDLCVGNHDLYMKRRKPDTMEIQQMKAQAKEEKQRRQVERNKLTREKQLREAAEREKAAMEQRLMQLQEEMRAANEALHRSEEAAELLAEKNRLAEEEAMLLSHKAQEVEQEINRMRMTARKTEEEKMYLERKTQEAELLTARMMEESRKRALEADKLKNELIHARVAEKEAKEKLLNFLSRTSTESILITPSSSPESPMHEMHSYDLLADGDMEQLSLEIEKERVEYLAKSKQVQNQLKELRSEIEQLKIGENQCPLDDINAEQLRLGSRKNR from the exons ATGATGGTCCCATTTCGACGTAAGAAATCTAACAAACAATTTCCAGTGAAAGTATGTACCTTTGATTCGGAGCTTGAATTTCACCTTGAG CACCGAGCAACAGGTAGATACTTGTTTGAATTAATATGTCGAACGATCGGCCTGCGCGAGACATGGTACTTTGGGTTGCAGTTCGAAGATTCCAAAGGAAACCTGTCATGGCTGAAAATGGACAAGAAGGTCCAGGATCAGAGCGTGCACATGACAAACGGTAGCTGTATGTTTATATTCTTAGCCAAGTTTTTTCCCGAAAATGTGGCTGAAGAGCTGGTACAGGAGGTAACGCAGCATCTGTTCTTTctacaaataaaacaagccATATTGTCGATGGATGTATACTGTCCGCCAGAGGCATCTGTGTTGCTTGCTTCATACGCGGTGCAAGCTAAG TACGGCGATtatgacgaagcagtatgcaAGCCAGGGATGCTGATCAGCGAAAATTTGCTGCCTCAACGCGTGATCGATCAGTATCAAATGACGCCCCAAATGTGGGAAGAACGCATTAAAACGTGGTATGCAGATCATCGAGGTATGTCAAGAGATGAGGCAGAAATGGAATATCTAAAGATTGCGCAGGATCTGGATATGTTTGGTGTCAACTACTTTCCTATAACG AATAAGAAAAACACGGAAGTTTGGCTTGGTGTGACGGCGTTGGGATTGAACATTtataacaaagaaaacaagttACTGCCAGTGACAACTTTCCAGTGGAATGAAATCCTGCACATCAGTTTCGACGATCGAAAGTTTGTGGTGAAAACTAATGACAGCAAAAGTCCGAAGCCTGTGATATTCTATTCGCAAAAGCTGCGTATCAACAAATTGATATTGGATCTGTGCGTGGGCAACCACGATCTTTACATGAAACGGCGCAAACCCGATACGATGGAAATTCAACAAATGAAAGCCCAAGCGAAAGAGGAAAAGCAACGAAGGCAAGTCGAGCGGAATAAGTTAACGCGCGAAAAGCAGCTGCGTGAAGCGGCAGAGCGAGAAAAGGCAGCGATGGAGCAAAGACTGATGCAGCTGCAGGAAGAGATGAGAGCCGCGAACGAAGCTTTG CATCGCAGTGAAGAGGCAGCGGAACTTTTGGCGGAAAAAAATCGCCTTGCTGAGGAAGAGGCAATGCTACTCTCTCACAAAGCCCAGGAAGTCGAGCAGGAGATCAATCGGATGCGTATGACTGCTCGCAAAacggaagaagaaaagatGTACCTGGAGCGAAAGACACAAGAAGCAGAGTTACTCACTGCTCGCATGATGGAGGAATCACGCAAACGAGCTTTAGAGGCCGACAAGTTAAAAAATGAACTGATACACGCGCGTGTGGCAGAAaaggaagcgaaagaaaaattgCTGAATTTTCTAAGTCGAACGTCCACCGAATCGATACTCATTACACCTTCTTCATCACCGGAATCTCCTATGCATGAAATGCATTCGTACGATCTCTTGGCCGACGGTGATATGGAACAACTTTCACTGGAAATCGAAAAAGAACG GGTTGAATACTTGGCCAAGTCGAAACAAGTACAGAATCAGCTCAAGGAGCTTCGCTCTGAAATTGAGCAACTAAAAATCGGTGAGAATCAGTGCCCACTGGATGACATCAATGCCGAGCAGTTGCGGCTAG GGAGCCGGAAGAATCGATAG
- the LOC121599164 gene encoding superoxide dismutase [Cu-Zn]-like has translation MPLKAVCVLNGEVKGTIFFEQSGESDPVKVTGSVTGLKPGDHGFHIHEFGDNTNGCMSTGAHFNPYAKTHGGPDAEERHAGDMGNIVADENGQAKVDLTATQIALSGALNVVGRSLVVHADPDDLGVGGHELSKTTGNAGARLACGVIGLCKI, from the exons ATGCCGCTgaaagctgtgtgtgtgctgaatGGAGAAGTGAAGGGGACGATATTTTTCGAGCAGAGC GGTGAGTCAGATCCGGTAAAAGTAACCGGCTCGGTAACTGGCCTGAAGCCGGGAGATCATGGATTCCACATTCATGAGTTTGGAGACAACACCAATGGTTGCATGTCAACAGGCGCTCACTTCAATCCGTACGCCAAAACTCATGGAGGACCGGACGCCGAAGAACGCCATGCCGGTGACATGGGAAATATTGTTGCAGATGAAAATGGTCAGGCAAAGGTAGACTTGACCGCTACACAAATTGCTCTAAGCGGAGCCTTGAACGTCGTGGGACGTTCGTTGGTGGTTCACGCTGATCCGGACGATTTGGGCGTAGGGGGACATGAACTGAGCAAAACTACTGGCAATGCCGGTGCCCGACTGGCCTGTGGTGTGATTGGACTGTGCAAAATTTAA
- the LOC121599163 gene encoding uncharacterized protein LOC121599163: protein MELLVQQIQKGYHTASRIPVRKIYIDEDPAKEQAIPCPRCLDRNKQNMMRYLFLNLNEAIYKCEANDCMYPFRNFKFKNFEESTVYHYQRQSPDISFGNNFSSECYSYENSMDNVAAIDFSLDFLAGNNGGTELQPQSPTPAEPTSSQCLPAASDYANLSTSFDTGFIDDMLQDLFPSTVNPSLKVNDVLDQKIDPIVPIQAAPACTEDVTVALPCNAVEQSTKLIGRKLEKCLKVFDKPSNTSEEELFKKPKSPESNSLVVEHITPTKLRIKNIGGSMTKTKINTTVTKGSKHKKSKTAVLSIGLPSHSGSLALKQARALVKNKKIKPLEFVSTLNTLVQRKNVEEPTECQPTVKKSPNCAKVQKMLNFIQRSMKTSERKGCPLSPAGALSDNEESSRNYDGNLDPPDRWRGLSHLATHKTILQSMARCQQRKE, encoded by the exons ATGGAGCTGCTAGTCCAGCAAATTCAAAAGGGATATCACACAGCCAGTAGAATCCCAGTTCGTAAAATATATATCGATGAGGATCCGGCCAAG GAGCAGGCGATCCCATGCCCTCGTTGTTTAGATcgcaataaacaaaacatgatGCGTTATCTGTTTCTCAACTTAAATGAAGCTATATACAAGTGTGAAGCAAATGACTGCATGTATCCCTTCCGAAATTTTAAGTTTAAAAATTTCGAGGAAAGTACTGTGTACCATTATCAACGACAGTCACCAGATATCAGCTTTGGGAATAACTTTTCCAGCGAGTGCTATAGTTACGAAAACTCAATGGACAATGTTgcagcaattgatttcagcttaGACTTTTTAGCTGGTAATAATGGGGGCACTGAACTGCAGCCGCAAAGCCCAACGCCTGCTGaaccaacatcatcacaaTGCTTACCTGCAGCATCCGATTATGCAAATCTTTCAACAAGCTTCGATACAGGATTTATTGACGATATGTTACAAGATCTGTTTCCTTCGACGGTGAACCCTTCACTGAAAGTGAACGATGTTCTGGACCAAAAAATCGATCCGATCGTGCCCATTCAAGCTGCGCCGGCATGTACTGAAGATGTAACAGTTGCTTTACCATGTAATGCGGTTGAGCAATCTACAAAATTAATCGGGCGGAAGCTCGAAAAATGCTTAAAAGTATTTGATAAACCCTCCAACACTAGTGAAGAAGAGCTGTtcaaaaaaccaaaatcacCGGAAAGCAACAGCCTTGTTGTGGAACACATTACTCCCACAAAACTAAGGATAAAGAACATTGGAGGTTCGATGACGAAAACCAAAATCAACACAACCGTCACGAAAGGTAGTAAGcacaagaaaagcaaaacagcgGTATTGTCGATTGGTTTGCCATCGCATAGCGGTAGCCTGGCATTGAAGCAAGCGAGAGCGCTagtaaaaaataagaaaataaaaccgcTAGAATTTGTGAGTACACTAAACACTCTAGTGCAACGAAAGAATGTCGAAGAGCCGACAGAGTGCCAACCAACGGTGAAGAAAAGTCCCAATTGCGCCAAAGTACAAAAGATGCTCAACTTCATACAACGCAGTATGAAAACGAGCGAAAGAAAAGGTTGCCCCCTATCACCGGCTGGAGCATTGTCCGATAACGAAGAAAGTAGTAGGAATTACGATGGCAACTTAGATCCCCCAGATCGTTGGCGGGGTCTTTCGCATCTAGCAACACATAAAACTATTCTGCAATCAATGGCTCGATGCCAACAGAGGAAAGAATGA
- the LOC121600367 gene encoding uncharacterized protein LOC121600367 yields MNFVKPYKSICFIFLGLLSALKCQSLESADLHHLSDREKVEALVKQWAPLVWLAPNEKYMPGDVSKFLEHVHAEEAKVVTVYPGSEITELDDLKYYDNGMTNELSYYDPADQRQGRFRNKRNFKDPAVSLDLLFDLPIGNESKNWYLVTNNDIDELITRKESFIHGQNPLNENVPIYAVVSMCKHSPSEMSHKPDQSLSFSQPTTTTEYPSTHLLHNTNNQENEVAYTVKERPQFKRNPYAPTPKNIFELQPNLRQTINKVEKSIRLIRKKRELEDSIKLHAETDHNTDLPSKQSAEDLTVGRRVFINSEDGNGKQNFNSNTDNSIENTPRSGENEEWETITERRHDTERYGDEASHDFPHFHVTYWMFYPYSQGKVMCTIDLGPFGPWPIPLIFGMCLGTKKEFGSHVGDWEHMSLYFRGRKEPDEMYVSAHDAGAFYSYERLTGTFEYHSQETRKGILQQPTFPKTVVTSSNHPVLFAAEGSHGLWTAPGKHKFVRVPRLYDINGFGMPWSTWRNVQIIYENGAQGRSSLQPKWMKFNGRWGNPKTKCHPLKRIGLHICELTDGPTGIPRKKHHFKCKA; encoded by the exons ATGAACTTTGTGAAACCGTACAAAAGTATCTGCTTCATTTTTCTGGGTTTGTTATCAGCACTGAAATGTCAGTCATTAGAAAGCGCAGACTTGCATCACCTGTCGGATCGAGAAAAAG tgGAGGCTCTAGTAAAACAATGGGCTCCATTAGTGTGGTTGGCACCGAATGAAAAATACATGCCCGGCGATGTTTCGAAATTTCTTGAGCATGTACACGCAGAGGAAGCGAAAGTGGTCACCGTTTATCCGGGCAGTGAAATTACAGAGCTTGATGATCTCAAATACTACGACAATGGTATGACCAACGAACTGTCATACTATGACCCAGCGGACCAGCGGCAAGGACGGTTTCGCAATAAACGCAACTTCAAAGATCCCGCTGTATCGTTGGATTTACTGTTTGATCTTCCAATTGGCAATGAGTCCAAGAATTGGTATCTAGTGACCAACAACGACATCGATGAGCTAATCACTCGTAAGGAATCCTTCATCCACGGCCAGAATCCGCTCAACGAAAATGTGCCAATCTATGCGGTGGTCAGCATGTGCAAGCATTCCCCATCCGAAATGTCGCACAAGCCCGATCAAAGTTTGTCCTTTTCCCAACCAACCACAACGACCGAATATCCATCAACTCATCTGCTTCACAATACAAACAATCAGGAAAATG AGGTAGCATACACAGTAAAAGAACGACCACAGTTCAAGCGGAATCCTTACGCCCCAACGCCCAAGAACATTTTTGAACTGCAACCGAACCTACGGCAGACGATCAATAAGGTAGAAAAAAGTATCCGACTGATACGCAAGAAACGGGAACTTGAGGACTCCATAAAACTGCACGCCGAAACAGATCACAACACAGATTTGCCGTCTAAACAAAGTGCTGAAGATTTGACCGTAGGAAGAAGAGTTTTTATCAATTCCGAAGACGGAAATGGTAAGCAAAATTTCAACTCCAACACGGACAATTCCATAGAAAATACACCACGAAGTGGAGAAAATGAAGAATGGGAAACAATCACCGAACGGAGACATGATACGGAACGATATGGCGACGAAGCTTCGCATGATTTCCCCCACTTTCACGTTACATACTGGATGTTCTATCCCTATAGTCAG GGGAAGGTGATGTGCACAATTGACCTGGGACCGTTCGGTCCATGGCCGATTCCTTTAATATTTGGCATGTGTCTcggcacaaaaaaagaatttgGCAGCCACGTAGGCGATTGGGAGCATATGAGTTTATACTTCCGAGGCAGAAAGGAACCAGAT GAAATGTATGTGTCGGCTCACGATGCTGGAGCATTTTATTCATATGAACGGCTTACGGGAACGTTCGAATATCACAGCCAGGAAACGAGAAAAGGAATTCTTCAGCAGCCAACGTTCCCCAAAACAGTCGTCACATCTAGCAATCATCCGGTGCTTTTCGCCGCTGAAGGTTCCCATGGTCTGTGGACTGCACCGGGTAAACATAAATTCGTACGCGTTCCGCGGCTGTACGATATTAACGGATTCGGTATGCCATGGTCAACCTGGAGAAACGTTCAGATCATCTACGAGAATGGTGCTCAAG GGCGCAGCTCACTACAACCCAAATGGATGAAATTCAACGGACGATGGGGTaatccaaaaacaaaatgccATCCACTGAAAAGGATCGGTTTGCACATCTGTGAACTTACCGATGGACCAACTGGAATTCCTCGGAAGAAACACCATTTTAAGTGCAAAGCATGA